In Nodosilinea sp. FACHB-141, the genomic window CCAAAGTGCTCGGTGAAGAACGGCAACATCGCCTCCACCACCCGCAGATCTACCGGGGTTGTGGCATGGCAGTCGAGATAAATCGGTCGATGTACCATAGGCCCTATGAATACTCCCAGTCACCTAATTCTCAACCTGGCCCTGCTGCGTCGCCCGGAGGCTCCGGCGATGACCTGGCCGATCTTGATCGGTGCGCTGATTCCCGATGCGGCCATGTTTGTATTCTACGGCTGGGCTCGTCGGCAGGGTTTACCCGAGCAAACTATCTGGGGCGAGGCCTACTACAGCCAGCCCTGGCAGGCCATCTTTGCCGTGGGCAACTCCATTCCTCTAGGGCTGCTAGGGGTAGCGCTAGGCTATAGCCTCAGGCGGTCGTGGTTCGGCCCCTCGATCGGGTTTTTGGGAGCCAGCATGGTGCTGCACCACCTAGCCGACCTACCCCTGCACCACGACGATGCCCACCAGCATTTTTGGCCCCTCAGCTCGGTGCGCTTCATGAGCCCCGTCTCCTACTGGGATGTGGATCACTTCGGCCGTTTGGGGGCCACGATAGAACTGGTGCTGGTGCTAATCGCCAGCGCCTACCTGCTGCCCCGGCTCAGCTCTAAGTTTAGCCAAGGACTGCTAGGAATCACGGTGGCGCTGACCGCTGTGGCCTACGGTGCACTGGTGCTCGTGCCCTTAACCTAGTACCGAGGTTGAAACACCTGGTACTGATTGCGGCCAGCATCTTTAGCGGCGTAGAGAGCTTGGTCAGCGATTTCTAAAATGGCCTCGGCTGAGCTATCGGGGCTAGGTCTGACGGTGGCAATTCCAAAGCTGAGGGTGATGGTGTCGCCGCTGGGGCTGGCCCCGTGGGGCAGAGCGAGGGTTTGCAGGTGATGGCGCACCAGCTGCACCACGCGAATGGCCCCGGCGGTATCGGTATCGGGCAGCACCAGAGCAAATTCTTCACCGCCGTAGCGGGCGGCCAGGTCAGCGGGGCGACGAACGCCGAAGCGCATGGCGCTGGCAATTTCTACCAGACATTGATCTCCCGCAGCGTGGCCGTAGGTGTCGTTGTAGGGTTTGAAATAATCGACATCGGCCAGCACCACGCTCAGCGGTTTGCGCTCTCGAGCCAGCCGCTGCCACTGCTGACTGAGGTATTCATCGAGCCAGCGGCGGTTGGCGAGCTGCGTGAGGCTGTCTACCTTAGCGATGCGATCGAGCTCTTGGTTAGCCGCCTGAAGCTGGTGATAGAGCTCGGCCTGGTGCAGGGCCGTATTGAGCTGATCAGCGAAGTGTTGCAGCATGTTGGCTTCAAAGGGCTGCCACTGCCGATGTTCGCCGCAGGCATGGACCACTAAAATGCCCCACAGGGGATGGCGATCGCCCCCAAAGGGATGGGCAATGGGCGCAATCATCGCCGACTCAACCCCAACAGTCGAGAGAAACGTAGTCAGGTCAGGTGGCCAGGGCTCTGCCGCCATGTCATTGATGATGTAGGGCTGCCACGTATATAGCCTCTCCAGGTAGGCCGCAGGCAGCGGCCCCGACGGAATCATGCTGTCGGTGATGGTGACGTACTCGGGGTTGGTCGCCTGCTGGGCAATGCGGCGATCGCCATTGGCCAAGATCTGAAAAATCACCGCTCGGTCGGCACTAAACACCGTTTTAACGCCGGCTACTGTAGCACCCAAAATAGTTTCCAGATCGAGACTTTCGCGCATGCGCGCCGTCAGCATGCGCAGCAGTTGCTCTTGCCCCACTCGGCGGCTGAGGGTAGCCTCAGTAGCCTGGAGGCTGGCCTGCAACTGCCGGCGCTCTGTGCAGTCTTCGGCCCAGCCCACCATGTAGCGGGGTTGATTTTGGTCATCGTTGACCACTTGCACATGGGCTTGCACCCAGCGCACGTCGCCGTTGGGGCGCACGATGCGATACTCCCGCCGCACGGAATTGCCTTCAAACTGTCGGCCCAGGGAGGCCTGCACCTGAGGCAAATCGTCAGGATGTATCTGCCGGAGCCACAGGCCAGGATCGCTGTAGAGCAGTGCGGGAGCATGGCCCCAAATGCGTTCGTAGGCGGCGCTGACGTACAAAAACTGGCCAGACACCGCATCGCGAATAAACAAAACCTGCTCAACGTGATGGGTAAAGAGATCAAACAGCTGTTCAGTTTGGCTACGGACCGAAAAGGCTTGGAGCTGCTGTTGCAGTCCGTGTTGGTAAACGCTTTGGCCAAGGTGACGCGCCGCATGCACTAGCAAATCACAGCTCGATGAGTTCCACGGGCGGGGGCTGCGGCAGTGGTGGGCAATGAGCAGGCCCCACAAGTGAGGCCCTGCGAATATTGGAACTGCCAAGTTGGCCTGCACCTGTAGGCGACTCAGCAATTCGGCGTAGCAGGAGTCAAGGGTGCTGTGCTGCACATCCGCCACCAGGATCAGTTGGCCCCGGCGATAGCGATCTTCCTCGCTGCTGGCAAAGCAGGATTCATTGATCCGCTCGCCCTGCAAAGGCTGCCAAGGGGCAACCACCGACTCAGCGATGACAAAGCCATCCTCGGGAGACAACACCTGATAAATCACCACCCGATCGGTATCGAGGAGCGATCGCAGCCGCTCTGCCCCCTGCTGAAGCAACGCCTCTAGCCCACCGCCCGCTGCCGACGCTTCGCAGATTGCAGTCACTATGTCTAGAATCTGCGATTGACTAATATCGGGCTGGGGGAGGGATTGGCGCGTCATGCGTCAGACATAGCAAGAGAGAAGCAATTACGTTTGGCAAGCTATTACTCACCACACCCGCCTTCGACCTTGGCCGCTGCACAGTGGGGCTCACCCATTAGCTATACAGAAGCCCCTAACGCTATTCCCGACTGCTGCTCATTGGAGAAAGCTCAGCTCGAGCCGGAGAAACAATTTTTCTAACCTAGTCTAAAAGTCATGCCCTGACTGAATACCAGACTTGCTCTACCCTGCGCTAAAGCTAAAGCATTCCACTACCAAAAAGGCACTTAATCGAGACAATTTAACTTCAAATTAAGGCACAGTAGCTAAAAACAGCCTGGGTAAGCCTACCGAGATCTCAAATATGGCTCATGTCTAGCGCATTCTACCCTTTCTCGAGGTTTTGGGCATCCGAGCCCGATCGCCGCAGGGGAGAATCACCGACGCAACCCAGCCCCTGACTCAAAAAAATATTGCAGAATGTAAAGAGAAATGGTTTACCACCGGGACTAGCCCATGACATCCCTTGCGATCGCTCCCCAGTCTACGGGTCTCACTGCCGCCTTGCCCGCCGGTGGCCCCGATCCCGCCCGGTTCGATTGGGCCGAGGCCTGGTACCCCGTTGCCTATGTAGAAGACCTTGACCTGGTGCAGCCCACCCGCTTCACCCTGCTCGACCGAGGCATCGTCATTTGGTGGGATGCCAAGGGTCAGGCCTGGCGCGTGTTTGAAGACAAATGCCCTCACCGCCTCGCCCCCCTATCCGAGGGCCGGGTGAATGAATCTGGTGAGCTAGAGTGCCCCTACCACGGTTGGACATTTTCCGGCGATGGTGCCTGCACCTATATTCCTCAGCAGGCGGCTGAGGCCAAGGCCCAGCAGTCGGGTCGGGCCTGCGCTGTCTCTATGCCCACTGCCGTCCGGCAGGGGTTGCTGTTTGTCTATCCTGGCAAAGCAGAGAATGCGCCTCAAGTTGAGGTGCCCATTATGGGTCCAGTTGAAGAGGAACCCGACGGCTGGGTGGTGCTCAACACCTTTCGCGACTTGCCCTACGACGCCCTCACCCTGCTCGAAAATGTGCTAGATGTCAGCCACATTCCCTACACCCACCACAAAACCGTCGGCAAGCGAGAAAACGCGGCCCCCATGGAAATGGAGGTGCTGAATGCCGGGAAGCAGGGATTCCAGGGACTCTGGCCTGAAGGCCCCCGCAAGGGCACGCTGGGAACCCAGCACACCACCTTCGTCGCTCCGGCACTGATGTACCACGACCTCACTTCAAAGCAGTTTGGCCGCACCCTGACCGTGGTTTACGCCACCCCGATGAGCAAGGGCAAGTGTCGGTTGTTTGCCCGCTTTCCCTTTAAGTTTTCGTCAAAACTGCCCGCTACTGTAATTGGCCTCACCCCCCGCTGGTACAGCCACATCGGCAACAATGGCGTCCTCGAAGATGACCAGATTTTTCTGCACTTGCAAGAGCGCGAATTGGAGAAAGCCAATCGCACCTACGCCCAGGCCTGCTACCTGCCCACCCAGGCCGATCGCTACGTGCTAGCCTTTCGCAACTGGGTCAGCGACTTTGAGGCCGATCCTTTCCCTGGCCAAGCCCTTGAACCGGAGTTGAGCCAAGCCGCGCTGCTCGATCGCTATCACTCCCACACCCAGCACTGCAAAAGCTGCCGCACGGCCCTAAACCGTATTCAAACCCTGCGCTGGGGGCTGTTGGGGGTGAGCGCGATGGTCTGGTCGCTGCTGCCGATCGCGATCGCCACCGGCAGCCTTACCAACCTCACCGCCACCCTGCTGGGGCTGCTGCCTCTAGCCACCGCTGCGGCTTGGGTAGGCCTGGGCATTTTAGAACGCCGATTTTATGAAGGCCGCGCAGTGCCACCTCGCAACCTGCCCGAGAAAAAAGCCAAAGCTAAAGCTAAAGGCTAATTAGGGGCACGGGAGTCTGACCAAGCAGGTCAATCGCGACCGGTTTCTGTCAGCAGCCTGGACTGGCTTGGACCGCATGAGCAGATGAGGGGAACGCCATTCGCCCCTACGAATGGCGATAGCTAGGCTAATCGGCTGGAATTACCTGCACCATACCCACCAGGTCAATGCCTTCAGAGGTGACCGCCAGCTGACGAATATCGACCTCTGACCCCAGGTCAAAGGCAATCTCGTCTAGCACAATCGGCGACTGCGATGCTCCAGTCACTGAAACTACCCTGGCCACCGGCTGCTCTAGACACAGCCACCGCCCGTCTCGCATCGCCAACCCCAGAGTTAGCTCTAGCGCGTCATGGCTAAAGGATGCCCCTGGCCAGCGCAGCGTCATGCGATCGCTCGCCAGAGCAATATCGACCTCGGGAAACGCATTCCCGTCACCCAACCAGCGCACCAGAGGTACCTGCTTTTCGGACACGGCTCCGGCCAGCAGCTGCTTCAGCACATCACGCAATCCCTGGCCCAGCAGTGGGGAACCCAGAGAAGCGCGCAGATCCTCGGCTAGCACCGTCACCTGGCCATCTACCGGAAAGGGCTGCAACAGCCGCAGCGGTTTGCCCCGCAGCACCTGGGGCAGATTGACGCGAATATCTGTCGCGTTCACCTCGGCCTGACTGACGTGCAGCCCCTGGTACACCGCCTGGCGAGCCGCCAGAGTCACCTTTGGCAGGTAGCCGCCTAAAATTTGGCGGTCTTTGCCGTCGATGGCAAACTCTAGCCCCTCTAGGTGGTCGAGCTGAGTGTGCAGCCAGAGGCGAATCGCGGGGGGCAGCAGCCGACTGATAATGCGGCTGCCCTTGGCGGCATCGGCAGAATTAGCAGGGTCAGAAGTCATAGGCGGACTACAGAGAACAAAACTCAATCATGCTAGGCCTGCTCCCTTCAAAAGCCAAGGTCCACGACCATCGCATCCCCAAACTCTAGCAGGGGATGTGCCGCAGATTGGAGCGAGAGAGGGGGGGAGGGGCGATCGCATTCCTCCACCCTCCCCAACAGCCTTCAAAGTCATGATTTCCTGACGCAATAATACGCATGGGGATCAATTTGTCATGATTTTCTGACAAACTGATCCCCGAACCCCCACTCTCTCGCTCATAGAGCCAGAAAAGCCTTGCTAGGGGCTTGATCCCGGCGATAGTTTTTGGCATGCTACAGGGCAACGGTTGATCTCCGCTTGCACCTGAAGCCCGGTAGCTAGGCAAAAAGATTCTAGCCGGAGTATCCCGATCCCGTGATTGGGATCGCACTCCCCACTGGCAGCTATCCCCTTCAGCCTGTCGTGATTGATCGTCTGTCGTCCTGGTCTCTATGAGGAGAGTGCTCTATGTCTTCCCCCCGCCCACCCTTAGAAGAAATGACCCTGCGGCAGCTCCGCAAAGTAGCCAGTGAGTATGAGGTGTCCCGCTACAGCCGCATGCGCAAGACCGAGCTAATTGAGGCCATTCAAACTATTGACGCCAAGCGCGGTTTGGGAGCAGCGCCAGTTTCTGCCCCAAAGGTGCCAGCGGTGGTACCCGCTATGGCCGGCGCTACCGCTGGAGCAACTCCCACCTACACAGCTCCAACTCCGCCCCCAGTAGAGGTCTTGGCCACCGTGGATGATGGCCTAGCTGATTTGCCCAGCGGCTATGGCGAAAGCCGCATTGTGCTCATGCCCCGCGACCCTCAATGGGCTTACTGCTACTGGGATATTCCCCATACCCATAAAGACGAGCTGCGGCGGCAGGGGGGCTCACGGCTGGCTCTGCGCTTCTACGATGTCACCGATATTGATTTTCTGCGCCAGACTCCCCACAGCTTGCAGCAGTACGAGTGCGACGAAATGGCGCGGGAGTGGTACCTACCGATTCCGGTGAGCGATCGCGACTATGTAGCCGAGATCGGCTACCTCTGCAACGACGGCCGCTGGCTAG contains:
- a CDS encoding diguanylate cyclase domain-containing protein, whose amino-acid sequence is MTRQSLPQPDISQSQILDIVTAICEASAAGGGLEALLQQGAERLRSLLDTDRVVIYQVLSPEDGFVIAESVVAPWQPLQGERINESCFASSEEDRYRRGQLILVADVQHSTLDSCYAELLSRLQVQANLAVPIFAGPHLWGLLIAHHCRSPRPWNSSSCDLLVHAARHLGQSVYQHGLQQQLQAFSVRSQTEQLFDLFTHHVEQVLFIRDAVSGQFLYVSAAYERIWGHAPALLYSDPGLWLRQIHPDDLPQVQASLGRQFEGNSVRREYRIVRPNGDVRWVQAHVQVVNDDQNQPRYMVGWAEDCTERRQLQASLQATEATLSRRVGQEQLLRMLTARMRESLDLETILGATVAGVKTVFSADRAVIFQILANGDRRIAQQATNPEYVTITDSMIPSGPLPAAYLERLYTWQPYIINDMAAEPWPPDLTTFLSTVGVESAMIAPIAHPFGGDRHPLWGILVVHACGEHRQWQPFEANMLQHFADQLNTALHQAELYHQLQAANQELDRIAKVDSLTQLANRRWLDEYLSQQWQRLARERKPLSVVLADVDYFKPYNDTYGHAAGDQCLVEIASAMRFGVRRPADLAARYGGEEFALVLPDTDTAGAIRVVQLVRHHLQTLALPHGASPSGDTITLSFGIATVRPSPDSSAEAILEIADQALYAAKDAGRNQYQVFQPRY
- a CDS encoding Rieske 2Fe-2S domain-containing protein; the protein is MTSLAIAPQSTGLTAALPAGGPDPARFDWAEAWYPVAYVEDLDLVQPTRFTLLDRGIVIWWDAKGQAWRVFEDKCPHRLAPLSEGRVNESGELECPYHGWTFSGDGACTYIPQQAAEAKAQQSGRACAVSMPTAVRQGLLFVYPGKAENAPQVEVPIMGPVEEEPDGWVVLNTFRDLPYDALTLLENVLDVSHIPYTHHKTVGKRENAAPMEMEVLNAGKQGFQGLWPEGPRKGTLGTQHTTFVAPALMYHDLTSKQFGRTLTVVYATPMSKGKCRLFARFPFKFSSKLPATVIGLTPRWYSHIGNNGVLEDDQIFLHLQERELEKANRTYAQACYLPTQADRYVLAFRNWVSDFEADPFPGQALEPELSQAALLDRYHSHTQHCKSCRTALNRIQTLRWGLLGVSAMVWSLLPIAIATGSLTNLTATLLGLLPLATAAAWVGLGILERRFYEGRAVPPRNLPEKKAKAKAKG
- a CDS encoding DUF2993 domain-containing protein, whose product is MTSDPANSADAAKGSRIISRLLPPAIRLWLHTQLDHLEGLEFAIDGKDRQILGGYLPKVTLAARQAVYQGLHVSQAEVNATDIRVNLPQVLRGKPLRLLQPFPVDGQVTVLAEDLRASLGSPLLGQGLRDVLKQLLAGAVSEKQVPLVRWLGDGNAFPEVDIALASDRMTLRWPGASFSHDALELTLGLAMRDGRWLCLEQPVARVVSVTGASQSPIVLDEIAFDLGSEVDIRQLAVTSEGIDLVGMVQVIPAD